The Priestia koreensis genomic interval AAACTCGTATCTGAAGTGAAGATGAGTAGCAAAGAGTATCGCCCGCACAACTTAACAGGCTCTAAATGTCCAGATTGCGGTGAGTTTTTGAAAGAAAAGAAAACGAAGCAAGGGCGTATGCTTATTTGTTCAAGCCGTGATTGTAGTTACAAGCGTGCCAAAGATCCGAAGCTTTCTAACCGTCGTTGTCCACAGTGTCATAAGCGTATGGAAATTCATAACGGAAAAGCAGGAACCTATTTCCAATGTCGTATGTGTCAAGTGGTGGAAAAAGCGGAAGATAAGAAGAAAAAGGTGACAAAGCGCGAGGAGCGTCAGCTGATGAAAAAGTACAGTGATGACAGCGCATTTGGTTCAAGTCTTGGCGATGCATTAAAACAAGCGTTGCAAAATAAGAAGTAAAGAAAAAAGATCTGACGTCGCATATACGTCAGATCTTTTTTTGCTATTTTCCTTTTAAAAAGCGGTCATATAACACGTAGACAGCAGAAAGACCGATAGCCCAGTATACAATGTCAACGAGTGTAGGAGATGATCCAAATAACTTTGTCACAAGATTAAAGTCAAGAGACACGAATAACCAGTTGAGTCCACCGATAATAAGCAACACGCTTGCGAGCATGGAAATAAATTTTGTCATGTTTCATTCACCTCTTTTTTTGTAAGCGCTTTCTATATAAAATATGAGAAAGAGAAGGGTTTGGCGCCAAAAGAAAAGAAAATCCTTCCTTTGAACTAGGGGAATTGCGGTGGTTACGGTATTTTTCTCTCTGCCTTTGCTTCATAATATGCTACACTAGGGGTACCGATAGAGTAGAGAGAAGGGTCTTGATGAGAAAATTCGTAATAAGTGATATTCACGGAAGCTATCGTGAGATGATGCAGCTATTTGAACACGCTGCGTTTGATCCTGAAACCGATCAGCTTGTTGTGGTAGGAGATATGATGAATCGTGGTCCAGATAGCGGCCCCGTATTAAAAGAGATTAAGAGACTTCATGAAACGTACGAGAACGTGCACGTAACGATTGGAAATCATGAAGAGATGATGCTTTGGTACATAGGGAATATTCTTGATATGTGGCTTCAATTTGGCGCAAAGGAAGCAGCAGATAGCATTAATGAGACATTTTCAGAGCCGGGAGAAGTGGCTGATCTGCTAGAATGGCTTCGAACATTGCCGATGAGATGGGATGATGACGAATATGTATACAGCCATGCAGGGTTTGAAATTCCATACGGTGATACAAATCGTGAAAATCTGTGGATGAAGCGCAAAGATCTGTATCGCTATAGCAAGCAGCAAATTTTAGATGAAACGGGTGGGAAAACGCTCGTTCACGGGCATACGCCAATTGCGGCCGTAACGTTCGACGGGGCGAGACTTGCGATCGATTTAGGTGCACAAGTCGTATCCAAGCGCCCAAAATTGGCACTCGTTGAGCTGACAGAGTTTGTAGCGCACGTGTATGATTTTGATCAAGAAATGATTACAACAGAACCGATTAAACGAGGAACACGTTCCCGCCGATAATAAATAGAACAACCATTTTTGGTTGTTCTATTTTGATATTCTGTTCATTACATACATCATTACATAAAGAAAGAAGGAATCAAATACGTGAATCAAGCTTTATCTGTCACGCAAAAGCAGCTGTATGATTTTTTATTAAACGTCGCACCCGTTCGACCTGTCTTCATTTGGGGAGCTCCTGGTATTGGGAAATCTTCCATCGTAGAGTCGTTCGCTGAGGAGTTAGGTATGGAGTGCGTCTCGCTTTTAGGAAGCCAGCTTGCTCCTGAGGATATTATTGGCGTACCGCAAATTGAGAATGGATATAGCGTGTTTTGTCCACCTAAAAACATTGCCAGAACCGAACCGTTTTGCTTATTTTTAGATGAGCTTAATGCCTGTTCACATGAGGTCCAAAAAGCCTTTTACAGCCTTATTCATGAGCAGCGAATTGGCGAATACCGTCTTCCAGAAGGCTCAATCGTAATCGGAGCAGGAAACCGAGCGCAGGACAGTGCCATCGTCAAACCGATGTCTTCGGCGCTTATCAACCGCATGGTCCACGTACAGCTTCGTGCGTCTCATCGTGATTGGCTAGAGTGGGCATACGATCATAGCATTCATCCACATGTGATTGAATACATCCAGCTTCGACCAGATCACCTGTGGAGCGAGCCACCCAAAACAGAAGAGCCGTTTTCGACTCCGCGCTCTTGGCATATGTTAAGCGACTGTTTGTATGGATACGGAGAAAACGCAAGCGATCAAGATATAGATATGATCGCAAGAGGCTGCTTATCCCCTCATCATGCGAACCAGTTTAAAGGATTTATTAAGCAAGTCAACAGCCGCTTTGATTTAGCTAAAATCATCAACGGCGAAATGAAGTGGCCGTCAGAGCCAGGAGAGCGGGACTTATTATACTTTATGGCTCAATCTTTCCGTGCTCAGCTTTTAAAAGAGCTTCCAAACGATAAGCAAGGATTGCGCGATTCCCGGCAACAGCTATCATTCCGCGCCAAAGACCTTTTAAAAGATTTAGCGTCAATTAGCCTAGAGATTGCCCAAATGGTCGTGTCAGAGCAAAAGGGTGAAGTGCTGCCTGCTTGGTTTATGTTAGAAGTAATCCGTGACCTGCCTCGACTAGCTCTCAAGAAGGACGGAAAATCGTGAAGAAGCAGCGAGATGTAAAAGAGGAAAAGCGTCTCAAACAGATTGAAAGAGGCGTTGACTTGATCAAGCAATCTCCCATGTTCGCACAGATGTGGGAGGAGGTGTGGGATCATGCGGAATCCATGGGGCCTACTTCATGGGCGTATATCATGTCTTCAGGTGTGATGCGAGTAAACAAGGACAAGGATGCAACCCCAGAAGAATGGGCATATGTGATTGCCCACTGTCTTCTTCATTTAGGTCTTGGTCACGAAAAGAAGAAAAAGCATCCGGAGCTTTGGAATATTGCTTGTGACTGCTATATCGCGCAGTTTCTACAAGAGCTCAAGTTTGGAAAAGTGCCAAGAGAATTTAATATTCCTATTTATGAATCCATTTCATCCGAGGAAGTGCTGTATGAACGTTTCGTACAAGAGGGCGTTCCTGATCATTTAAAAGGATTTAGTACGATGCCAGGAGAAATTGATTTTATTTTGACAGAAGAAAAGCTCTATTACTACCACCAGCCACCTAAATTCGATGAGCTATTTGCTACGGGATTGGCTCATGCTGTGCAGCACGCTGTACGATCAGCAGGCGGATATGAATATGATCTTGGTCTTCAAAAAAAGCGCACGCTCGCAAAGGAAGTAAAGGATTGGTTTATTAGCTCTTATCCGCTTTTAGGCGCGCTGGCAAGCGATTTTGAACTTGTCGAAGATCCGATTATTTGTCGTCGTCTCGACATTTCTGTTGCGGCCGTTGCGGTTGATACGAAGGAAATTTACATTAATTCCGCTGTACCATTAACGAAAGAAGAGCTAAAGTTTGTCATGGCACATGAATTTTTGCATGTTGGCTTAAGTCATGCGCCGAGAAGACAGGGGCGAGATCCTTACTATTGGAACGTAGCCTGTGACTACGTCATTAACAGCTGGTTGATTGAGATGCAAATTGGAGATATGCCGCAAATAGGTGGCTTATACGACCCCGAGCTCAAAGGTCTCTCTGCAGAAGAAGTGTATGACCAAATTGTCACAGATCTTCGTCGCTATCGTAAGCTAATGACGCTACGTGGTCAAGGTGGCTGTGACATGATTGAAAGCAAATCACCAGACTTTTGGGATGGAAAAGTCGGAACTGATTTAGACGACTTTTATCGTCGAGCGCTTAGTCAAGGGCTCGTGTATCATCAGGCACAGGAGAGAGGGTATTTGCCTCAAGGATTAATAGAAGAAATTCGTGCGCTCTCACAGCCTGTCATTCCGTGGGATGTTGAATTAGCACGATGGTTTGATCATCATTTTCAACCGATTGAAAAAGTTCGGACATATTCTCGTCCAAGTAGACGGCAAGCGTCGACACCAACTATTGCACGACCTCGCTATGTCTATCAGGCAGGCGATGAAGATGGCCGGACATTCGCAGTCATTATTGATACGTCAGGATCAATGGACCGTGAGCTGCTTGGGAAAGCGCTTGGCACGATTGCAAGCTATAGCATTGCACGGGACGTTCCGTACGTTCGGGTTGTATTTTGTGATGCTCATGCTTACGATGCAGGATATATGCCCCCTGAAGCGCTCGCGGATCGCCTCAATGTAAAAGGACGAGGTGGAACGGTTCTTCAACCAGCCGTTACGCTAATCGAACAGGCAACAGACTTTCCGAAAAATGGTCCGATTTTACTTGTTACGGACGGAGAATGTGATCGCCTATCTATCAAGCGGGATCATGCATTTGTGATGCCGCAAGGAGCACGCTTACCTTTTATACCAAAAGGAGAGGTCTTTCGAATGAAGTAAAAAAGGTTCTAACCAACACGGTTAGAACCTTTTTACTTATTGTAATGTCGCTTGCACAGGAACAGATTTTGATTGCTCTGCTTCATCTGCTGTAATGTACCCATGAGCTGCCATCGCATCAAGCACTTGATCACGGCGATTTTTCGCGGCCTGTGGATGATCGCGAGGGTCGTAGCCGTTCGGGTTTTGCTGCATGCCAGCAAGCATAGCCGCTTCGTGGATTTTTAAGTCATCTAAATTTTTTCCATAATATTTTTCAGCTGCGGTTGCTACACCATAGATATTTCCAGGGTAGTAGATGCTGTTTACATACATTTCAAGAATTTGCTGCTTCGAAAAATGACGTTCCATTTGTATGGCGAGCCACATTTCCTGGGCTTTACGTCTTGGTGTTTTCTCAGGAGATAACAGCGTGTTTTTAACGAGCTGTTGCGTAATGGTACTTCCGCCCTGTGCACCGAACCCACCTTTTACGTTAGCAAGGAGTGCGCCACCGAAGCGAATGAAATCGACCCCGTGGTGATCATAAAAACGCGCATCTTCAATTGCTACAAAAGCGTTGCGAACACGACTCGGAATTTCATCAGCCGTGACGTAAATTTGATTGTCATCTTTATGAACCTCTTCTTTTACTTTTGCTTCATCAAGAGGTGGTGCAGAAGAAGCATAGTAGGCAAACACGCCTCCGCCAATAACGCCTACAATGATGGCTACCGTTACCAAAAAGGCAATAAGTCGTCGTAAAAAACGGAGCTTTCGCTTTTTCTTCGGCTTCTTTTGCGGCTGTGGCGCGATCTCTTGCTCTTGTTTTTGACGCTGCTGTCTTTTATATTCACTTCTTGTTAAAAACTCGTCACTCATAATGTATATCCGCCTTTCAATGGCAAGTCTGTGTTAATAGTTACTAGTAGTTTGTACAAAATTCGAAAAGTTAGCTATACTGAAGGTATATACCAAGTATATACGTGAGGTTAAAGCAAATGTCAATTTTAACGGTAAGAAATTTGAACAAATCAATCGGAAAAAAACAGATTTTGTCGAACGTATCTTTAGACGTGAAGCAGGGAGAAATCATGGGTTTACTCGGACCAAATGGCTCAGGGAAAACAACGCTCATTCGAACGATTGTGGGCCTAGTTCAAAAAGATGATGGCGAAGTGAGCATCGGTGGAGAGAACATTCAGAGTCAGTTCTCACGCGCTATTTCACAGGTTGGTGCCATAATTGAGAACCCAGAATTCTACGATTATTTAACGGGGCATCAAAACTTAGTTCATTTTGCCAGAATGAATGGAGCGCTAGATGAGAAGAGAATTGATGAAGTAGTGGAGCTTGTGGATTTGTCATCTGCCATTCATTCTAAGGTAGGGACATATTCACTCGGGATGAGGCAGCGCCTTGGGATTGCTCAAGCCATTTTACACCGCCCCGCGCTCTTAATATTAGACGAACCAACGAACGGATTGGACCCAGCTGGTATGAAAGAATTGCGTACCTACTTACGAAAGCTGTGTGACGAAGAAGGCGTGTCAATCTTAATCGCCACGCATCTTTTAAAAGAGATTGAAGCACTCTGTGAACGCGTAGCTATTATTCAGCGTGGAAAAGTCATTGCGATACAAGACATGCGCACAAGAGCTTCAAACGAACAGGTCACAGTCAACATCACAGCAGAGCCGCTTGAGGAAGTCAAAACGTGGTTAAAGGGCGCCGAATACGCGGTGCAGGTTGTAAACAATGACGTAATCGTACATATGCAGTATCAAGATATTCCGGTTCTTACAAAAGGACTAGTGGAGGCAGGAATCCATATTTATCGAATTGAACCTCTTGCACCGTCTTTAGAAGACTCATTTTTAGCGCTAACAGGAGGCAATGAAGATGATGAACTTAATTAGAAATGAACAAATGAAGCTGCGCTATAAAACAAGCACGATTGCCATCGTGATCATTATTTTAGCCATCGCCATTCTGGGCGCTTTGCTGGCACGTCAATTGTTTGTGGTTGGCAAAATTGGTGAAACAACGATAGGCTACTTGATCTTCAGCACGACGTTTTTATCAGCGGTAAAGCTTGTTCTTATTCCAATTGCAGGCACAATTGTATCCACAGAATTTGATCGCGGCACGATCAAATTTTTACTTATTCGTCCTGCGAAAAGAAGCACCGTTTTACTGTCAAAGTATATAACGATTTTACTTGTGAGCGTATACGGCTTGCTGCTATTTTTTGTAGTGTCCTTTATTGTCGGGCTTGTTTTGTTCCCTTTTAAAGCGTCTGACCTGTCTGATACTTGGATTTTGGCTAGTCGTTACGGCTTTCAGTGGATTGAGATCATCGTTGTACTGACGATTGCCTTTACGGTTTCAACGGTTTTTCGAAATGGGTCTCTCGCCATCGGGATCACTCTTTTGATCGCATTAGTTGCGAAAACCGTTTCTTCTTTATTTGCTCATTTTGAGCGAAGCGAAGGGAAATACCTGTTGTTCTCAAACGTGGATTTAAGTCAGTATTTTAGGGGGAGTCAGCCTTTGTTTGATGGAATGACCCTTCCGTTTTCCATTTTTATCATTGTTGGTCACATGATTTTCTTTCTTGCTTTGTCATGGTATTTCTTTGTGAAGCGGGATGTGTCGGTATAACGAAAAAACTCGGAGCACCGTGCTCCGAGTTTTTTAAATGAAATCTTTCACAAACGTAACGAACGATTGAAGCTCTTCGACCGTGTTGAAACCTGCTTGAGCCTGCTTGTCATTTCCGCCACCTTTTCCGTTGTAGGAAGGAAGGTGTTCTTTAAATAACTGACCGCATTTTAACGAAGCCGTACCTGCATGAGTGAGAAGGATTTTTTTCTCTGAAGCAGAGGCAATTAAAATGACTCCATCAAAGCTCTCTTTTAGCGATGCTGCCAACAGCTGCATTTCCTTCATGGATTGATTGTCAAACGTCTTAGCAATCAAATTACTTTCTGCTGACGACAGCAATTCTTTTGCTACATACGAAGCCTGCGCTTCTTTTAATTCATCTAGCTCGCGCTGAAGGGCTTTTTGCTCCTGTTCCCATTTATCTAAGCGCTCAATGACTTCACTGCGTGATGTGCTAAAACGTTTGCTGATGATCGTTAAAATATCCTGGGCTTCACCATAATCTTTCAGCGCTCGAGATCCAGCTTTAAAGTGAAGGCGCGTATTCCCTTTTTGCTTTTCCGTTTTGATCAGCTTGATTAATCCTATTTCTCCTAAACGAGCAACGTGTGTCCCACAGCAAGCAGAATAATCAATTTCACCTTTAATTTCCACAATTCGAATGTCTTCGGTTACGTCAGGAAGCTTGCGTAGAGGGATAGAAGAAAGCTCTTCTTCTGTCACCATATAAGTTTCAATAGGATAGTTTGCCGTAATGTATTCATTGACCTTTTTCTCAATGTTGTTTAGTTGTTCCGTTGACAGATCAGCCGTCGCTAAATCAATCGAGACCATTTCCGTTCCGAGATGAAAGCTCATCGTTTTAGCATCATACAACTCAATGCAAACAGCGGATAACAAATGCTGAGCGCTATGGTGCTGCATATGATCAAAGCGGCGCTCCCAGTTAATTTCACATGAGGCTTCGC includes:
- a CDS encoding DUF378 domain-containing protein, which gives rise to MTKFISMLASVLLIIGGLNWLFVSLDFNLVTKLFGSSPTLVDIVYWAIGLSAVYVLYDRFLKGK
- a CDS encoding metallophosphoesterase is translated as MRKFVISDIHGSYREMMQLFEHAAFDPETDQLVVVGDMMNRGPDSGPVLKEIKRLHETYENVHVTIGNHEEMMLWYIGNILDMWLQFGAKEAADSINETFSEPGEVADLLEWLRTLPMRWDDDEYVYSHAGFEIPYGDTNRENLWMKRKDLYRYSKQQILDETGGKTLVHGHTPIAAVTFDGARLAIDLGAQVVSKRPKLALVELTEFVAHVYDFDQEMITTEPIKRGTRSRR
- a CDS encoding AAA family ATPase, with product MNQALSVTQKQLYDFLLNVAPVRPVFIWGAPGIGKSSIVESFAEELGMECVSLLGSQLAPEDIIGVPQIENGYSVFCPPKNIARTEPFCLFLDELNACSHEVQKAFYSLIHEQRIGEYRLPEGSIVIGAGNRAQDSAIVKPMSSALINRMVHVQLRASHRDWLEWAYDHSIHPHVIEYIQLRPDHLWSEPPKTEEPFSTPRSWHMLSDCLYGYGENASDQDIDMIARGCLSPHHANQFKGFIKQVNSRFDLAKIINGEMKWPSEPGERDLLYFMAQSFRAQLLKELPNDKQGLRDSRQQLSFRAKDLLKDLASISLEIAQMVVSEQKGEVLPAWFMLEVIRDLPRLALKKDGKS
- a CDS encoding vWA domain-containing protein, with protein sequence MKKQRDVKEEKRLKQIERGVDLIKQSPMFAQMWEEVWDHAESMGPTSWAYIMSSGVMRVNKDKDATPEEWAYVIAHCLLHLGLGHEKKKKHPELWNIACDCYIAQFLQELKFGKVPREFNIPIYESISSEEVLYERFVQEGVPDHLKGFSTMPGEIDFILTEEKLYYYHQPPKFDELFATGLAHAVQHAVRSAGGYEYDLGLQKKRTLAKEVKDWFISSYPLLGALASDFELVEDPIICRRLDISVAAVAVDTKEIYINSAVPLTKEELKFVMAHEFLHVGLSHAPRRQGRDPYYWNVACDYVINSWLIEMQIGDMPQIGGLYDPELKGLSAEEVYDQIVTDLRRYRKLMTLRGQGGCDMIESKSPDFWDGKVGTDLDDFYRRALSQGLVYHQAQERGYLPQGLIEEIRALSQPVIPWDVELARWFDHHFQPIEKVRTYSRPSRRQASTPTIARPRYVYQAGDEDGRTFAVIIDTSGSMDRELLGKALGTIASYSIARDVPYVRVVFCDAHAYDAGYMPPEALADRLNVKGRGGTVLQPAVTLIEQATDFPKNGPILLVTDGECDRLSIKRDHAFVMPQGARLPFIPKGEVFRMK
- a CDS encoding transglycosylase domain-containing protein; protein product: MSDEFLTRSEYKRQQRQKQEQEIAPQPQKKPKKKRKLRFLRRLIAFLVTVAIIVGVIGGGVFAYYASSAPPLDEAKVKEEVHKDDNQIYVTADEIPSRVRNAFVAIEDARFYDHHGVDFIRFGGALLANVKGGFGAQGGSTITQQLVKNTLLSPEKTPRRKAQEMWLAIQMERHFSKQQILEMYVNSIYYPGNIYGVATAAEKYYGKNLDDLKIHEAAMLAGMQQNPNGYDPRDHPQAAKNRRDQVLDAMAAHGYITADEAEQSKSVPVQATLQ
- a CDS encoding ABC transporter ATP-binding protein, producing MSILTVRNLNKSIGKKQILSNVSLDVKQGEIMGLLGPNGSGKTTLIRTIVGLVQKDDGEVSIGGENIQSQFSRAISQVGAIIENPEFYDYLTGHQNLVHFARMNGALDEKRIDEVVELVDLSSAIHSKVGTYSLGMRQRLGIAQAILHRPALLILDEPTNGLDPAGMKELRTYLRKLCDEEGVSILIATHLLKEIEALCERVAIIQRGKVIAIQDMRTRASNEQVTVNITAEPLEEVKTWLKGAEYAVQVVNNDVIVHMQYQDIPVLTKGLVEAGIHIYRIEPLAPSLEDSFLALTGGNEDDELN
- a CDS encoding ABC transporter permease, with the translated sequence MMNLIRNEQMKLRYKTSTIAIVIIILAIAILGALLARQLFVVGKIGETTIGYLIFSTTFLSAVKLVLIPIAGTIVSTEFDRGTIKFLLIRPAKRSTVLLSKYITILLVSVYGLLLFFVVSFIVGLVLFPFKASDLSDTWILASRYGFQWIEIIVVLTIAFTVSTVFRNGSLAIGITLLIALVAKTVSSLFAHFERSEGKYLLFSNVDLSQYFRGSQPLFDGMTLPFSIFIIVGHMIFFLALSWYFFVKRDVSV
- a CDS encoding alanyl-tRNA editing protein, whose protein sequence is MTEKLYYHSPYTKTWNTEITHIEQKDDTYWIQLKETAFYPEGGGQPADQGTINGMSVIDVQEDGPHIYHILRDKPSLGEASCEINWERRFDHMQHHSAQHLLSAVCIELYDAKTMSFHLGTEMVSIDLATADLSTEQLNNIEKKVNEYITANYPIETYMVTEEELSSIPLRKLPDVTEDIRIVEIKGEIDYSACCGTHVARLGEIGLIKLIKTEKQKGNTRLHFKAGSRALKDYGEAQDILTIISKRFSTSRSEVIERLDKWEQEQKALQRELDELKEAQASYVAKELLSSAESNLIAKTFDNQSMKEMQLLAASLKESFDGVILIASASEKKILLTHAGTASLKCGQLFKEHLPSYNGKGGGNDKQAQAGFNTVEELQSFVTFVKDFI